The Streptomyces sp. P9-A4 genome contains a region encoding:
- a CDS encoding helix-turn-helix domain-containing protein — translation MVRTPLTPEERERGERLGRLLRESRGERSMVEIAAAAGLSAETLRKIETGRAPTPAFFTVAALAGVLGLSMDELVTRCAFVPV, via the coding sequence ATGGTGCGCACACCCCTGACCCCAGAAGAGCGCGAGCGCGGCGAGCGCCTCGGCCGACTCCTGCGCGAATCGCGCGGCGAGCGGTCCATGGTGGAGATCGCCGCGGCCGCCGGCCTCTCCGCCGAGACCCTCCGCAAGATCGAGACCGGCCGGGCCCCGACCCCGGCGTTCTTCACCGTCGCGGCCCTCGCCGGGGTCCTCGGTCTCTCCATGGACGAGCTGGTCACCCGGTGCGCGTTCGTGCCCGTCTGA
- a CDS encoding NAD(P)-dependent oxidoreductase, whose amino-acid sequence MTNDMSSGAAGGGDSRNIIVFGAGGRVGRAAVAEAVARGHRVTAVVRDPSKYGDLAGSSVTLVRGDVTDPASVAALAAGHDAAVNASARLDVSSEEYFTAAAKALMAGLGEAGVRRLLVLGIATTLETEPGVRIMDAPEFPEQWRLFSQGHVAEFALLSAEAGPELDWLMVVPGQDLNAEAEVTGGYRTAVGTVIEGPGRIAHGDLALALLDEIERPRHSRVQLAVSV is encoded by the coding sequence ATGACCAACGACATGAGCAGCGGCGCCGCCGGCGGCGGCGACAGCAGGAACATCATCGTCTTCGGAGCGGGTGGACGGGTCGGCCGGGCGGCCGTCGCGGAGGCGGTGGCCCGCGGCCACCGCGTGACGGCCGTGGTGCGCGATCCGTCGAAGTACGGCGATCTGGCCGGGAGTTCGGTCACGCTGGTACGGGGTGACGTCACCGATCCGGCGTCGGTGGCCGCGCTCGCGGCGGGCCACGACGCGGCCGTGAACGCATCGGCGAGGCTGGACGTCTCCTCGGAGGAGTACTTCACGGCGGCGGCGAAGGCCCTGATGGCGGGCCTCGGGGAGGCGGGCGTGCGCCGCCTGTTGGTCCTGGGGATCGCCACGACGCTGGAGACGGAGCCGGGCGTGCGCATCATGGACGCGCCCGAATTCCCGGAGCAGTGGCGGTTGTTCTCGCAGGGGCACGTCGCCGAGTTCGCGCTGCTGTCCGCCGAGGCGGGGCCGGAGCTCGACTGGCTGATGGTCGTGCCGGGGCAGGACCTCAACGCGGAGGCCGAGGTCACCGGGGGCTACCGGACAGCCGTGGGCACGGTGATCGAGGGCCCCGGCCGGATCGCGCACGGGGACCTCGCGCTGGCACTGCTCGACGAGATCGAGCGCCCGCGCCACAGCCGCGTACAGCTGGCGGTGTCGGTCTGA
- a CDS encoding winged helix-turn-helix transcriptional regulator, translating into MSQQLPADLFRDPDCSDRAQPIRVGGKWTAVVLRCLEDGQPRRFSELRVPLHWITPKVLTETLRTMERDGFLTRTAYEENPPRVEYALTALGHSLIEPLDTACAWARAHVPEITEARSAYAKSD; encoded by the coding sequence ATGAGCCAGCAGCTGCCCGCCGACCTCTTCCGCGACCCGGACTGCTCCGACCGTGCCCAGCCGATCCGGGTCGGCGGCAAGTGGACCGCCGTGGTGCTCCGCTGTCTGGAGGACGGGCAGCCGCGCCGCTTCTCCGAGCTGCGCGTCCCGCTGCACTGGATCACCCCCAAGGTGCTCACCGAGACCCTGCGGACCATGGAGCGCGACGGCTTCCTCACCCGCACCGCGTACGAGGAGAACCCGCCGCGCGTCGAGTACGCGCTGACCGCCCTCGGCCACTCGCTGATCGAGCCGCTCGACACCGCCTGCGCGTGGGCCCGCGCCCACGTCCCGGAGATCACCGAGGCCCGGAGCGCGTACGCGAAGAGCGACTGA
- a CDS encoding PPOX class F420-dependent oxidoreductase: MMPEELRRGRYVSLTTYRKNGTGVATPVWYAVEGSELYAWTRSDSWKVKRLRNDPRVVVAVCDVRGNVAEGAERVTGTGRLVEGDELRRIRGLLSRKYTWQFWLTDVPAMIVRLGKRPHTGIVVSFG, translated from the coding sequence ATGATGCCCGAAGAGCTGCGGCGCGGCCGCTACGTCAGCCTGACCACCTACCGAAAGAACGGCACCGGTGTCGCGACACCCGTCTGGTACGCGGTGGAGGGCTCCGAGCTGTACGCCTGGACGCGCAGCGACTCCTGGAAGGTCAAGCGCCTGCGGAACGATCCGAGGGTCGTCGTCGCCGTCTGTGACGTGCGCGGGAACGTCGCGGAGGGCGCCGAGCGCGTCACCGGGACGGGCCGGCTGGTCGAGGGGGACGAACTGCGCCGCATCCGGGGGCTGCTGTCCCGCAAGTACACCTGGCAGTTCTGGCTGACCGACGTGCCGGCGATGATCGTCCGGCTCGGGAAGCGCCCGCACACCGGGATCGTCGTCTCCTTCGGGTGA
- a CDS encoding UL36 very large tegument protein, protein MTVSQLPVEIAEFREWLIGLVERVPPGRGWYGVFSARDPEGMRACFDGAELLPWDVVGSLLQDAGEPGDGSCAVRGGVLYAAAAGAHDRGPGGAAALAERRDLMERARRDAEARARELDARLHATPAPGPAETARLEHDLAWTRDDRARAAARVDELTSRLARLGPPPSSSSSVGPGEGRPVATAATAAVAAASASVARPGGAGRRPRGARYAWLEGVAEEPGPVGATAAGPVPMPAPMSAPLLPAGGAPPRGARFGGATGRGAARPPAGTRAAVPAADPGAGSGTGQGVYSGAGPGVDPGAASAPDPVQDARAAANAVYALRRLRAQGRTGEAHALLCEALGGPAARLPALAAELHRAGLGADWSTLLWEAASLPPGRLAAVAGALADAGRAADCERLLRQGVARPVEELAGACAALRAEDHHREARALLTAFVRVRAPGDAARLAGADPRGLVPQLLEAARAVSVARERDLRHAFRVAGLAGA, encoded by the coding sequence ATGACGGTGTCTCAACTCCCAGTGGAAATCGCCGAGTTCAGAGAGTGGCTCATCGGGCTGGTGGAGCGCGTGCCGCCCGGTCGCGGCTGGTACGGAGTCTTCTCCGCGCGCGATCCCGAGGGGATGCGCGCCTGCTTCGACGGGGCGGAACTCCTGCCCTGGGACGTCGTCGGGTCCCTCCTCCAGGACGCCGGCGAGCCCGGCGACGGGTCGTGCGCCGTCCGGGGCGGGGTGCTGTACGCGGCGGCGGCCGGCGCCCATGACCGCGGGCCCGGCGGAGCGGCGGCGCTCGCCGAGCGCCGGGACCTCATGGAACGCGCACGCCGGGACGCCGAGGCCCGCGCCCGCGAGCTGGACGCCCGGCTCCACGCGACCCCCGCTCCGGGCCCGGCGGAGACGGCCCGCCTGGAACACGACCTCGCGTGGACGCGCGACGACCGCGCGAGGGCGGCGGCCAGGGTCGATGAGCTGACCTCGCGGCTGGCCCGGCTCGGTCCGCCGCCGTCGTCGTCCTCGTCCGTGGGGCCGGGGGAGGGGCGCCCGGTGGCGACGGCAGCCACGGCAGCGGTGGCGGCGGCCTCGGCATCGGTCGCGCGGCCCGGCGGGGCGGGCCGCCGCCCCCGGGGCGCCCGGTACGCCTGGCTGGAGGGCGTCGCCGAGGAGCCGGGGCCGGTGGGTGCGACGGCGGCGGGGCCCGTGCCGATGCCTGCACCCATGTCCGCACCCCTCCTCCCGGCCGGAGGGGCGCCCCCGCGTGGGGCCCGGTTCGGCGGAGCCACCGGGCGGGGCGCGGCCCGGCCCCCCGCCGGAACCCGGGCGGCCGTGCCTGCGGCGGATCCGGGGGCGGGCTCGGGGACGGGCCAGGGGGTGTACTCCGGGGCGGGCCCAGGGGTGGACCCCGGGGCGGCTTCCGCGCCCGACCCCGTCCAGGACGCCCGCGCCGCCGCCAACGCCGTCTACGCGCTCCGGCGCCTCCGCGCCCAGGGCCGTACGGGTGAGGCGCACGCCCTGCTCTGCGAGGCGCTCGGCGGGCCGGCCGCCCGGCTCCCCGCCCTCGCCGCGGAACTGCACCGGGCCGGGCTCGGGGCCGACTGGTCCACGCTGCTCTGGGAGGCCGCGTCGCTGCCGCCCGGACGGCTCGCGGCCGTCGCGGGCGCGCTCGCCGACGCCGGCCGGGCCGCGGACTGCGAGCGGCTGCTGCGCCAGGGGGTGGCGCGCCCCGTCGAGGAACTGGCCGGGGCCTGCGCCGCCTTGCGGGCCGAGGACCACCACCGGGAGGCCCGCGCGCTGCTCACCGCGTTCGTGCGGGTACGTGCCCCCGGGGACGCGGCCCGGCTCGCGGGCGCGGACCCGCGCGGGCTGGTGCCGCAGCTGCTCGAAGCGGCCCGCGCGGTGTCCGTGGCCCGGGAGCGCGACCTGCGGCACGCCTTCCGCGTCGCGGGGCTCGCCGGAGCCTGA
- a CDS encoding nitrilase-related carbon-nitrogen hydrolase, whose translation MTDVVRAALVQATWTGDTESMIAKHEEHAREAARQGAKVIGFQEVFNAPYFCQVQDPEHYRWAEPVPDGPTVTRMRELARETGMVIVVPVFEVESEGFYYNTAAVIDADGSYLGKYRKHHIPQVEGFWEKYYFRPGNAGWPVFDTAVGRVGVYICYDRHFPEGWRQLGLNGAQLVYNPSATHRGLSSYLWQLEQPAAAVANEYFVAAINRVGIEEYGDNDFYGTSYFVDPRGQFVGEVASDNTEELLVRDLDFGLIEQVRQQWAFYRDRRPDAYDGLVQP comes from the coding sequence ATGACCGACGTCGTACGCGCCGCGCTCGTCCAGGCGACCTGGACGGGCGACACCGAATCCATGATCGCCAAACACGAGGAGCACGCCCGGGAGGCCGCCCGGCAGGGCGCCAAGGTGATCGGCTTCCAGGAGGTGTTCAACGCCCCATACTTCTGCCAGGTCCAGGATCCCGAGCACTACCGCTGGGCCGAGCCCGTCCCCGACGGCCCCACCGTCACCCGGATGCGGGAGCTCGCCCGCGAGACCGGCATGGTGATCGTGGTGCCCGTCTTCGAGGTCGAGAGCGAGGGCTTCTACTACAACACCGCCGCCGTGATCGACGCCGACGGCAGCTACCTCGGCAAGTACCGCAAGCACCACATCCCCCAGGTCGAGGGCTTCTGGGAGAAGTACTACTTCCGCCCGGGGAACGCCGGCTGGCCGGTCTTCGACACCGCCGTCGGCCGGGTCGGCGTCTACATCTGCTACGACCGGCACTTCCCCGAGGGCTGGCGTCAACTCGGCCTGAACGGCGCTCAGTTGGTCTACAACCCCTCGGCCACCCACCGCGGCCTCTCCTCCTACCTCTGGCAGCTGGAACAGCCCGCCGCAGCCGTCGCCAACGAGTACTTCGTCGCCGCCATCAACCGCGTCGGCATCGAGGAGTACGGCGACAACGACTTCTACGGCACCAGCTACTTCGTCGACCCGCGCGGGCAGTTCGTCGGCGAGGTCGCCTCCGACAATACCGAGGAACTCCTCGTCCGCGACCTCGACTTCGGGCTCATCGAGCAGGTGCGCCAGCAGTGGGCCTTCTACCGGGACCGCCGCCCCGACGCGTACGACGGGCTGGTGCAGCCGTGA
- a CDS encoding aspartate aminotransferase family protein → MSSLFDRHKAVIPDWVALYYKDPIEITHGEGRHVWDSEGRKYLDFFGGILTTMTAHALPEVTKAVAEQAGRIIHSSTLYLNRPMVELAERIAGLSGIPDARVFFTTSGTEANDTALLLATAYRRSNQILAMRNSYHGRSFSTVGITGNRTWSPTGLSPLQTLYVHGGVRTRGPYAQYTDERFTEACVADLEDLIGHTRDVAALIAEPVQGVGGFTSPPDGLFAAFRQVLDRHGILWISDEVQTGWGRTGDNFWGWQAHGQAGPPDILTFAKGIGNGMSVGGVVARAEIMNCLDASSISTFGGSPVTMAAGLANLGYLLENDLQGNARRVGGLLIERIRAACAGVEAVREVRGRGLMIGIELTEPGTDRANREAAGAVAEAARENGLLIGKGGGHSTSTLRIAPPLSLTVAEAEEGAAVLEQALGAL, encoded by the coding sequence GTGAGCAGCCTCTTCGACCGGCACAAGGCCGTCATCCCCGACTGGGTCGCCCTCTACTACAAGGACCCGATCGAGATCACCCACGGCGAGGGCCGCCACGTCTGGGACTCCGAGGGCCGCAAGTACCTCGACTTCTTCGGCGGCATCCTCACCACGATGACCGCCCACGCCCTGCCCGAGGTCACCAAGGCCGTCGCCGAGCAGGCCGGGCGGATCATCCACTCCTCCACGCTCTACCTCAACCGCCCGATGGTGGAGCTGGCCGAGCGGATCGCCGGACTCTCCGGCATCCCCGACGCCCGCGTCTTCTTCACCACCTCCGGCACCGAGGCCAACGACACGGCGCTCCTCCTCGCCACCGCGTACCGGCGCTCGAACCAGATCCTGGCCATGCGGAACAGCTACCACGGCCGTTCCTTCTCCACCGTCGGCATCACCGGCAACCGCACCTGGTCGCCCACCGGCCTCTCGCCGCTCCAGACCCTGTACGTGCACGGCGGCGTCCGCACCCGCGGCCCGTACGCCCAGTACACCGACGAGCGCTTCACCGAGGCCTGTGTCGCCGACCTCGAAGACCTCATCGGGCACACCCGTGACGTGGCCGCGCTCATCGCCGAACCCGTCCAGGGCGTCGGCGGCTTCACCTCGCCGCCCGACGGTCTCTTCGCCGCCTTCCGCCAGGTCCTCGACCGGCACGGCATCCTGTGGATCTCCGACGAGGTGCAGACCGGCTGGGGCCGTACCGGCGACAACTTCTGGGGCTGGCAGGCGCACGGCCAGGCCGGGCCGCCCGACATCCTCACCTTCGCCAAGGGCATCGGCAACGGCATGTCCGTCGGCGGCGTCGTCGCCCGCGCCGAGATCATGAACTGCCTGGACGCCAGCTCCATCTCCACCTTCGGCGGTTCGCCCGTCACGATGGCCGCCGGGCTCGCCAACCTCGGCTACCTCCTGGAGAACGACCTCCAGGGCAACGCGCGCCGGGTCGGCGGTCTGCTCATCGAGCGGATCAGGGCGGCCTGCGCCGGAGTCGAGGCGGTACGGGAGGTCCGCGGGCGCGGTCTCATGATCGGCATCGAGCTGACCGAACCGGGCACCGACCGGGCGAACCGGGAGGCGGCGGGCGCCGTGGCGGAGGCCGCACGCGAGAACGGCCTGCTCATCGGCAAGGGAGGCGGCCACAGCACCAGCACCCTGCGCATCGCCCCGCCGCTCTCCCTCACCGTCGCCGAGGCGGAGGAGGGCGCCGCCGTCCTCGAACAGGCCCTGGGCGCGCTGTAG
- the hydA gene encoding dihydropyrimidinase, which yields MSTRTAIRGGLVVTAADELHADVLIEDGRVVALAAHGSDAAAGWTADRTIDATDRYVLPGGVDAHTHMELPFGGTSASDTFETGTRAAAWGGTTTIVDFAVQTVGRSLREGLDAWYAKADGNCAIDYAFHMILSDVNEHTLKEMDRLVQEGITSFKLFMAYPGVFYSDDGRILRAMQRSAENGGLIMMHAENGIAIDVLVEQALARGETDPRYHGEVRKALLEAEATHRAIQLARVAGAPLYVVHVSAEEAVAEIATARDKGLPVFGETCPQYLFLSTDNLAEPGFEGAKYVCSTPLRPKEHQAALWRGLRTNDLQVVSTDHCPFCFTGQKDLGRGDFSKIPNGLPGVENRMDLLHQAVVDGHISRRRWIEIACASPARMFGLYPQKGTIAPGADADIVIYDPHATQILSAETHHMNVDYSAYEGRTVTGRVETVLSRGEVVIDQRTYAGRAGHGTFVPRSTCQYLG from the coding sequence GTGAGCACCCGTACCGCCATCCGCGGCGGCCTCGTCGTCACCGCCGCCGACGAACTCCACGCCGACGTGCTGATCGAGGACGGCCGTGTGGTCGCCCTCGCGGCCCACGGCTCCGACGCGGCGGCCGGCTGGACCGCCGACCGCACCATCGACGCCACCGACCGCTATGTGCTGCCCGGCGGCGTCGACGCCCACACCCACATGGAGCTGCCCTTCGGCGGCACCTCCGCCTCCGACACCTTCGAGACAGGCACCCGGGCCGCCGCCTGGGGCGGCACCACCACCATCGTCGACTTCGCCGTCCAGACCGTCGGCCGGTCCCTGCGCGAAGGCCTCGACGCCTGGTACGCGAAGGCCGACGGCAACTGCGCGATCGACTACGCCTTCCACATGATCCTCTCCGACGTCAACGAGCACACGCTCAAGGAGATGGACCGGCTCGTCCAGGAGGGCATCACCTCCTTCAAGCTCTTCATGGCCTACCCGGGCGTCTTCTACAGCGACGACGGCCGCATTCTGCGGGCGATGCAGCGCTCCGCCGAGAACGGCGGGCTGATCATGATGCACGCCGAGAACGGCATCGCCATCGACGTCCTCGTGGAACAGGCCCTGGCCCGGGGCGAGACCGACCCCCGCTACCACGGGGAGGTCCGCAAGGCCCTGCTGGAGGCCGAGGCCACCCACCGGGCGATCCAGCTGGCCCGGGTCGCCGGGGCGCCGCTGTACGTCGTGCACGTCTCGGCCGAGGAGGCGGTCGCCGAGATCGCCACCGCCCGCGACAAGGGGCTGCCGGTCTTCGGTGAGACCTGTCCCCAGTACCTCTTCCTCTCCACCGACAACCTCGCGGAGCCGGGCTTCGAGGGCGCGAAGTACGTGTGCAGCACCCCGCTCCGCCCGAAGGAGCACCAGGCGGCGCTGTGGCGGGGGCTGCGGACCAACGACCTCCAGGTGGTCTCCACCGACCACTGCCCCTTCTGCTTCACCGGCCAGAAGGACCTGGGCCGGGGTGACTTCTCCAAGATCCCCAACGGGCTTCCGGGCGTGGAGAACCGTATGGACCTGCTCCACCAGGCCGTCGTCGACGGGCACATCTCGCGGCGCCGCTGGATCGAGATCGCCTGCGCCTCCCCGGCCCGGATGTTCGGCCTCTACCCGCAGAAGGGCACGATCGCGCCCGGCGCGGACGCGGACATCGTCATCTACGACCCGCACGCGACCCAGATCCTGTCGGCCGAGACCCACCACATGAACGTGGACTACTCGGCGTACGAGGGAAGGACCGTCACCGGCCGGGTCGAGACCGTCCTCTCGCGCGGCGAGGTCGTCATCGACCAGCGCACGTACGCCGGCCGCGCCGGTCACGGCACCTTCGTGCCCCGTTCCACCTGCCAGTACCTGGGCTGA
- a CDS encoding TIGR03842 family LLM class F420-dependent oxidoreductase, with amino-acid sequence MDFGLVLQTDPPASQVVGLMRRAERNGFRYGWTFDSAVLWQEPFVIYSQILEHTTKLHVGPMVTNPGTRTWEVTASTFATLNDMFGNRTVCGIGRGDSAMRVAGRKPNTLARLGEAIDVIRDLAEGREAQVDGNAIRIPWIKNGKLPVWMAAYGPKALALAGQKADGFILQLADPFLTEWMVKAVRQAATDAGRDPDALTICVAAPAYVTADDSPQALAHARDQCRWFGGMVGNHVADLVSKYGEHSSVVPEELTAYIKDRHGYDYSHHGRADNPDTTFVPDEIVDRFCLLGPAETHIEKLRHLRDLGVDQFAVYDMHDNREGTIDAYGSAVIPALH; translated from the coding sequence GTGGACTTCGGACTTGTCCTGCAGACCGACCCGCCCGCCTCGCAGGTCGTCGGGCTGATGCGCCGGGCGGAGCGCAACGGCTTCCGCTACGGCTGGACCTTCGACTCCGCCGTCCTGTGGCAGGAACCGTTCGTCATCTACAGCCAGATCCTCGAACACACCACCAAGCTGCACGTCGGCCCGATGGTGACGAACCCGGGGACGCGTACGTGGGAGGTGACGGCCTCCACCTTCGCGACCCTCAACGACATGTTCGGCAACCGCACCGTCTGCGGCATCGGTCGCGGCGACTCCGCCATGCGTGTCGCCGGCCGCAAGCCGAACACGCTGGCCCGCCTGGGCGAGGCCATCGACGTCATCCGCGACCTCGCGGAAGGGCGGGAGGCGCAGGTCGACGGCAACGCGATCCGCATCCCCTGGATCAAGAACGGCAAGCTGCCGGTCTGGATGGCGGCGTACGGTCCCAAGGCTCTCGCGCTCGCCGGGCAGAAGGCCGACGGCTTCATCCTCCAGCTCGCGGACCCCTTCCTCACCGAGTGGATGGTCAAGGCGGTCCGGCAGGCCGCCACGGACGCGGGCCGCGACCCCGACGCCCTCACGATCTGCGTCGCCGCCCCCGCGTACGTCACCGCCGACGACTCCCCGCAGGCCCTGGCGCACGCCCGCGACCAGTGCCGCTGGTTCGGCGGCATGGTCGGCAACCACGTGGCCGACCTCGTGTCCAAGTACGGCGAGCACTCCTCGGTGGTCCCCGAGGAGCTGACCGCCTACATCAAGGACCGGCACGGCTACGACTACTCCCACCACGGCCGCGCCGACAACCCCGACACCACCTTCGTCCCCGACGAGATCGTCGACCGCTTCTGCCTCCTGGGCCCGGCCGAGACCCACATCGAGAAGCTCCGCCACCTGCGCGACCTCGGCGTGGACCAGTTCGCCGTCTACGACATGCACGACAACCGCGAGGGCACCATCGACGCCTACGGCAGCGCGGTCATTCCCGCCCTTCACTGA
- a CDS encoding plantaricin C family lantibiotic, protein MNNYDGDISLIEEIAEQDFDGVAYGACSTNTFSLSDFLGNHGGWCTLTKECQPNCN, encoded by the coding sequence ATGAACAACTACGACGGTGACATCTCGCTGATCGAGGAGATCGCGGAGCAGGACTTCGACGGCGTCGCCTACGGCGCGTGCTCGACCAACACGTTCTCGCTCTCCGACTTCCTCGGGAACCACGGCGGTTGGTGCACGCTGACCAAGGAGTGCCAGCCCAACTGCAACTGA